The sequence TGCTGCCCGATCTCCCGCAGCTTCCCGATGACCCGCCCCTGCCGTGCATCGCGCGCGATCCACCCGTTGCTGAAGTCATACCACTGCGTCGCCGAGCCCTTGGCCGTGGCGTTGGCGAAGGCCCGCTCGAGCTGGCTGACCGTGCCGCCCAGACCGTCGGGCGAACCGTGCGCCCGCTGGTTGGCCTCCGTCACCAGGTGGGTCCGCAGGTCCGCCTGCAGCACCCACAGCTTGTCATGGGCGAGCACCGAGCCGATGGGGCTCATCACCGTGTACGACTCTCCCACCCCGCGCGCCGCATAGTCGAACGGCGACATCAGGAAGTCGCACAGGGGCGAGTTGAGCAGGCGCGACAGCGCATAGTGCCCCGAGTCGCCCGCCCGGCGCGCCCCGCTGAGCATCGTCACCGTGTACCCGTAGTACGTGCCGCACAGCGCCCGCGGCTGCACCTGCTTGATGCTACGGAACACATGCTCGATGCCGTCCACCATGACGTCCTGGTAGAAGCGGTAGAAGTCAATGACATAGCCCGACTTGCCCGGGTCGCGGAACGCCAGGTGATCCGCCCCGTCGCGCTGCGCGACAGAGGGCACCTGCACGGCCTCGAAGCTGATCTCCGGCATGGCCCACGCCTGCCCCAGCTTCGCCACGTCCCCGCCGTACCGGCGGCGTGTCCACTCGCGGAACGCCTCCTGCATGGGCGCGCTGTAGTCGGTCGGCGAGAAGCCGCCCACCGAGCCCCAGTGCTGCCACTCCCAGCTCACGCCGTCACATGGCTGGTAGCCGATGACGCGCCCGCCCCACGGCGCCTTCATGCAGTGCTCCGTGAAGCGCCTGACGGCCACGGCATACGCCTCGCGCCAACGCACCGACGCCAGGGAGATGATCTTTCCTGTGGAGCCGTAGATGCCGACCTTGTCACTGCCCTCGGCATCGCGGCATAGCTCCTCGGGATGCGCCTCGATCCAGAAGCGCTGGCTGAGGCCGGACACGTCGTAGGTGGGGATGATGACCGCCTGCGGGTCGTACGTGAGCAACTCCAGCACCCGGCGGTCCCACTCGCTGTAGTCGAACTGGTCGGGTCCCTTCCAGCCGATGTCGCCGGCGTCCACCTCGTACAGGTGCAGGCCCGCGTTCTGCGCCATGTTCGTGATCCGCGTGGCGCCGACGTTGATCTCCAGGTAGTGCATGAACGAGTTCGGCTGCCCGTTGAGGAACAGCGTGGGCAGGCCGTTATGCCGCCGGATCTCGGCACGCACCGGCGCCTCCGGCTGCGTCGCCGCAGTGACGTTGACCGACCCGATGATGATGCCGTCGCGCCCCGCGTAGCCCGTGTAGGGGTACCCCAGGGCCACCTCGTACTTGCCGGCCGTCATGAAGCGCGAGAGCGTGAGTGTGACCGGGCCCACGCGTGTCGGCTGTGCCACCCCTCCCTGCGCGGGCTCGACGCCGCGTGTCAGCACGGTCTTACCGTCCTGCAGCAGCGCGGACCGCGCCGGGAACCTGCCGGCGGCCAGCGGCACGCGGTCCAGCACGACCGCCGCCGTGAGCTGCCCCCCGGCCGCGACCTGCGCCGGCAGCGTCACCTGCACGGCCTTGAGCTGCTCGCGCGGGCCGAAGTACCTGTACGGCAGGTGCCCCCACGGGCCCTGCCCGGCAGCGGCGATGACCTTCACCGCCGGCCACACGCCGTCGTCGAACCCCGGCTGCTGCCAACCCTCCGCCGTCTGTCCCACGCCCTTCCACGAGCCGTCAGTGAGCACTTCCAGGTCCATCCCCGGCGCGCGCACCCACCCCTCCAGCACGAACCCTTCCGCGGCGGCCACGTCTTCCGCCTGTACCGCCAGCACGTTTCGTCCTGCCACGAGGAGCGGCTTGAGGTCCACCGTCTCGGGCGTGCGCCAGCCGTCGGTGTCGCTGCTCCCGGCGACTTCCTTCCCGTTCACATACAGCCGGTACTTGTCATCGGCCGTCACCTGGACGCGGGCCTCGGTCACTTGCGCCGGGGCCACCGGCAGCTCGAACGACTTGCGCAGGTACGCCGTGCAGTGGTCCTTGCCGTACGTCTCGGCGGCCCAGACCCAGCTCGCGCGCCAAGTCTCCAGTGGCGCGGAGCTGAGGTCCGGCTCTTCCTTCACGTGCGTCAGCCGGACGTTGTCCCACCAGGCTGTCACGCCCGCGCCGCGCACCTCGAGCGCAACATCCGCACTCGCCGCCCGCGAGGGCGCCACGAACGTGCCGGCCAAGTGGCGCTTGGCCTCTCCGGAGGCGCTCGCGAGGCGCACGATGCTGTCCACGGACAGCGGCCGGTCGAAGACATCGTAGAACACGAGCTTGACGGCCGCCTCGGCCTGCTTGTCAGACAGCTCCACATCGGCCTGGAGCGCAAAGCGCCCGAGCAGGTCCAGCGGCGCCCGCGTCACGAGGGCGGCCGTCTCCTTCTGCCCGGCGGGGATACGGACCTCACACGAGCGCGTGCCGTCGGTCACGCCACGGCCCGAGAGCTTCCACCATGCCCCCTTCGCGTACCAGTAGTCGGGCATTCCCGGGCCCCGCGTGTCGTCCTCGAAGCTCTCGTTGGGCACGGCGCCGGGGACCTGAGTCAGGAACCGCACGTAGTCCAGGGCGACCTCGGCCCCCGCGGGGTTGAGCAGGTCCAGCCGCAGGCCTGTGACCGCCCCCTGCCAGCCGGGCAGGGCGCTCAGGTCCACACGGTACACCTGCGGGTCCGCCCCGGCCTGCAGCATGTGCCGCGCCATGCGCTGCTCCGAGAAGCCCTCGCCTGCGCTGTGCCAGAAGACCTCGCCCCCGCCGGTCATGCTGCTGCGCACGCGGAACTCCAGCATCGGGTAGCGCGCCGCGTCGAGGCTCAGCGGTGGCGAGGTGAGCATCGGGTCGTACTTCGTCACGCCCTGCAGGAACCCACCCTTCACCTCCGTGCTCTGGAAGTTGTCGGCCTTCCAGCCCTCCATGTCGCCATCCGTGTCAAAGCGCCACACCGGCGCCTGCGCGGACGCGGGCCAAGCGGCGAGAATGGTCAGCAGCAGGGCACAGCCAAGCAGGAAGGCTCTCATCAGGTCATCTCCACGGTTCACGCACTGGCGATGGGGTACCGACCGTACTCATACGCCGCATCATAGGCCGCCACGATGTTCTCGGGCGGCGTCTGGGGCTGCACATTGTGTATGGGGCAGAACACGAAGCCGCCGCCGGGGGCGAAGAGTCGCACCCGCTCGGCCACCTCGGCCCGGACCTGTTCCGGCGTCCCGAACGGCAGTGTGGACTGCGTCTCGACCCCGCCGCCCCAGAAGGTCAGCCGGTCCCCCCACGTCGCCTTCAGCCACGCCGGGGCCATGCCGGCCGCCGAGGTCTGCACCGGGTTGAGGGCATCCAGCCCGGCCTCGGCCATGTCCCCGATGATGCTCGTCATGCACCCGCACGAGTGCTCGAAGCTCTTCCACGTCGTGTGCGTGTGGATCCACTCGTAGTGTGCCTGCAGGCACGGCAGGTAGACCTCACGGAAGGTCTGGCGCGAGAAGAGCTCGGCCTTCTGGGTGCCGAAGTCCAGCCCCGAGATGACCACAGCATCTATGTCTTCGCCGATGGCCTCCCACATGAGCTGCAGGTTCCGCAGGCCCACTTCCGTCGCCAGGTCGAACAGCCCGCGCACGTAGCCCGGATCGCGCCCCAGCAGGCACAGGAAGTCGGGCATGGTGCCGATGTGGCGCGGCCCGAGCATCCCCCAGCAGTTCAGCACCAGCGCCTTGTCGGTGGTGCGGCGCAGCAGCGCTGCCCGCTGCGCCATGTGGGCCAGGTCCTCTTCAGACGCGATGGCGCTCTCGAACTCCCGCGCCATGTCGGCCAGGGGCGGCGGCTCCCAGTCGAAGTTCCACGCCGTTTCGCCGAGGGTGTCGAAGTAGAAGCCCCCGCGCGGCATCTTGGCGGTGGGCACGCCGGAGGTGCTGCCGGGCGGCGTGAACAGCCAGTCCCCGTCGGGCGTCACCTGCACCTCGAACTCGCCGGGCATGAGCACCTCGCGCCCATCCATCAGCCGCCACGGCTTCCAGTTCTCCCGCCGCAGCCCCATCGTCAGCACGGGCGGCTCGACGGGCAGGCAGTCCACGTGCAGCCGCTCCACCACATCCATCTCCACCTCTCCCAGCATCTGGTAGGCGTCCACGACCTTGACGGGCCGCTCCTGCAGCCGCAGGTGCCGCCGCAGCTCATCGAGGGCCACGGCGGTGATGGAGGTGACGAAGCTGCCGCCCAGGTCGAGCGGCACACGGTCCGGCTCACGGTGGTCCAGGGCAGCCAACACCCGCTCGCGGCTGGTCATGGCGTGGCTCCTCTCAGAGGCCGACAGGCGGTACCCACACGCAGGCGAAGCAGGCCCCCGCCGAGGTCTCGGGGGCCTGCGCACGTTCGCATGCGACGTCGCCTGTTAGTTGGCCATCCAGTAGCCGGTCTGGTCGCCGCTCAGCGTAGACCCGGTGGCCACGATCGGCCCCAGCGCCGCGTCCTTGCAGCCCAGCCACTTGCTGTGGCCGTCGAGGAACGCGTAGTTCCCGCCGTTGTTGTGCCACTCCGACCACCAGAAGTACTGCGACCAGCTCGTGTTGCCGGAGTAGGCGTTCACGAACCAGTTCTCCAGGTACCCCGTCGGCGTCCGCGTCGAGTCGATCTTGCCGATGTCGCCCAGAATGATCTTCTGCGACACGTTCGAGAAGACCGCCAAGCGCTGCCCGCCGGCTACGCCGTTGTACGCGTACTGGGGGAGCAGCTTGCCTCCCGACGAGGTCAGATTGCCCTGGCTCGGGCACGACAGCACCTGCGTGTTCTTCAGATAGGGCTCGACGCCCTCCATCCAGAAGTGGCGGTCATTGGCCGCCGAGTTGTCACGGTCGTACCACACGCTTGGGTACGCAGCGCTGACGACTCGGTAGTACGGCAGCGTTTCGTCATAGTCCTGCGCGTACTGTAGTACCCCCAGGATGAGCTGCTTGGTGTTGCTCAAGCAGCTTGACTGCCGGGCCTTCTCCCGCGCCTTCGCGAACACGGGAAACAGGATCGCGGCCAGGATCGCGATGATCGCGATGACGACCAGTAACTCAATCAGCGTAAACCCACGTCGCGTCATTGGCATGCACACTCCTATGTGGTGTTCCCCCAGCACAACGGACTCAACTCACGACGCCTTCCCCCGCCACGGCATTCCCGCAATTGCCCGGTGCCTTACCGGCTGACCACCTCCCCCGGCCTGATCGGGGTCGTCGTATCGAGGTATGTCCCCGTACCATACGCTGAAGCCAGACCCGAGGGCCGTCTCTTCTCCAGCAGAATGCGGTCCAGCGTACAGTCCGTCAGGCTCATCGTGAGCGGCCCGGTTGTGTACCCGTATCCCGCGTAGCCGGTCATCAGGTTCCACGTCAGGCGCTTGCCGGCGCTGTCGGCCGGGACCGCGAACTTCAGCCGCGCCTGCTTGTCGCCCTCGCCCGCCCCGGTCAGCAGTAGCGTCCCCCCGCCCGCCCCCACGGTCTGGACGTCAAAGGACATCGTGTACCACCCGGCGATGATCGGCTGTGTCGTCCGCTCGCCGGCCCACAGGTTCACCACCTGCACCCCCGCGCCCGGTTGCACCGTCGGCGCCGCGATCGCCTCCGGCAGCTTCAGCGCCGCCCGGATGGCATCTGCCGTGATCTTCGCGACTACCTGGTAGCCCGGCTTGGTCGGGTGCAGCAGGATCATCGGGCCCCAGTTCACCATGGCCCGGATGGGCTGCTCGTACTCAATCCACACGACCTTCCCGTCCGGGAACAGCGTGCCGATCTGCGGCCGCAGGATCGCGTTCACCTTGCTGTTGGTGACATCCCGGTTGGGGTCGTTGGTCTGGCACGGCAGGATGCTTCCCAGGAACACGCGCTGCACGCTCGGCTTGGCCAGCAGGCTCTGGACGATCTTCACGATGCGGTCGGCGCAGCCCCGGGCCAGCTCATCCTGCTTGGCGGGGTCCGGCGAGCGTCCGTCGTTCGTGCCGATGAGCAGGTGGTAGTACGGGGAGTCCGGGATGTCGTTCAGGCGCGCCAGCACGGCGTGGGTGCTGTTCCCGCCCTCCCCGGCATGACTGTAGCCCAGCACGGCCGAGTGGGTCCCGACGAAGGCCAGGCTGGGCAGGTGTTCGAGCAGGTACAGCCGCCAGTAGTCCCCTTCGCCCGCCCACGTGATGCTATCCCCGATCATGCACAGCGGCACCTGCGCCGGGACGGTCGCCGGTTGCGCGTGAACTACCGCGCAAATGAGCGCGCTCGCGATGATGGTGATCTCCGTGAAGCGTGTCATCCCCTACTCCTACTTGACCTCAATGAACTGCACGCGCTTGGCGGGCAGCGTCGTCCGCACTACCCCGGCCTCGACTGCCACCGTCGCCCCCGTCCGCAGGTCCCGGCCCCGGGCCCCGGCCGGAAGGCCCAGCTTCGCCAGGTCCACACCGAGGCTCACCGTCAGCGGCTCGTCGGTGGGGTTGCTCGCGCACAGCAGCAGCTTGCCCGGCCGCTGGTAGCCCGTCAGCAGCACCTCGGCGCGGTCGCATGTCAGCCCGGTCCCTTCATGCCAGAACGGCAACAGCTTCGTGTCCGCCTCCCCGATCCCGAACTCCTCCTGGATCTTCCGCGCCGCCAGGAGCGTCGGCTCGTGCGCGAACAGCGGCCAGATCAGCAGGTCATGCGGCACGACCGCCGCCAGCAGCCGCTCGGCCAACTCCGGGTCCTTCATCCATTCCGGGTTCATCTTGAACTGCGGAATGACATACACCGGTATCCCCCACGCCTCCGGCGAGAAACTGGCACGCCACTCCGCCGAGGTCGTGTTGGTGGTGTAGTCAGGGTTCTTGCCGACGATCGGGTAGCGCTCCTCGGCCATGAGCAGGCCATCGCCATAGATCGCCAGGGGCGGCACGCGCCCGCCGCTGATGTGGTAGGTGATGAAGAAGGGCCTGCCGGTGTCGGCGAACAGCTCCCGCACGCGCCGGAAGGTCTCCATCCGCGCCCGCATCGCGTATGTGCGCCGCCGTGTGCCATCGGCGGCCACATACCCGCACCCGTGGGCGACGTTGGCGCAGCCATACGGGCACATGTCGTCGAAGTAGATGCCGTTGATCCCGTACTTGCCGATGAGATGATGGATATACCAGACATACCAGTCGCCGAAGGGCCCGCAGTGGCACACGTCCACATTGCAGACCGGACCGTAGCTCGTCGCCCGGTGGCTGGGCCGCACCCGCATCTCCGGCCGGAGCATCAGGTCGCCCTGCCACTCCGGCAGGAACGTCGTGTCCGTGTACGGCGTCCCCAGCAGGCCGTACTCCTGGACCCGCCATACCATCTCGGCGAACTCCTCGGGATCCTTCGGCGGCGTGGCGGTGAAGTACTCGTGGTAGGCGTACAGGTACGCCACTTTGCCCGAGGGCGTCTGGCCTGCGAGGTCCGCCCGCGGGTACGGGTTCTTGCGCAGGTGCAGGAAGTAGCGTGTGATCTCCGAGGACGGCAACTGCTGGTACGACCGCCAGTCCGGCTGCAGCGGCCGCACCGGCGTTGCCAGCAGCCCGAACTCGATCTTGAAGGGCCTCTCGACCCGCCGGGCCTGGCGCACGATGTTCATGCACAGGCGCAGCGTCTGCCCGTCTCGTTCGAGCGACAGCGCCTGCTCGCCGTCCACGTCCCAGTGCTCGTCACTCTCGGCATACCAGCCGAGGCCCAGGTCCTCGGTCCCCAGCCAGAGGGCCGGCAGGAACTCCCGCTGCCACACCGTCCCCGCCCCCTCGGGCACCGCGCCATAGCCGAAGCGCTTGTCGTCCATGCGCCCGTAGGCATCGTACGCATACAGGCGCGCCATCTCCGACCGGAGCGGCACCTCCACCCGCAGCTTCTGCAACTCCAGCGGCTGTCGTGGGTCCAGCGTCAGGCTGAACCACAGCGTCCCGTCATAGCGCGCCTCCACCTGCGTCCTGAGGGCGAGCTGCCCCGCCAAGGCGCTGCCTGTGAAGCCGGCCCTGGCGTCGGACGAAGCCACGCACTCCAGCTTCCCCGCCGTAAAGGCTGCCGCCCCAACCGCGTCCGCCGCGACGATGCGCACCGGCCCGGCCAGCAGCTCCTTGCCGCGGCTGGTCATCCGCGTCGGCAGGCCATCGCCGCCCAGAACAGCGCTGCGGGCGTAGCATTCCAGGTGCCCGCCCGTTGTCTTGAGTGGCAGGAAGGGCGGCAGCACCCGATCACGCTTGCCCAGCTTCGCGGCGTCGGCCCACGTCTCGTTCGTCTCCTTGGGGATGCGCAGCGCCTCGACCGCCGCCGGCTTGCCCTCTCGCAGCAGCGTCAGCCGAGCTTCGTAGACGCCGAGCGGCAGCCTCGCCAGGTCAAGCTGCGCCTCGTTCAGACCGGCCTGCAGCGCCAGATTCCTGCCCACGACTTCCTTGGCGTCCGCCCCGAGCAGCGACAGCCGCGCCTGCCGGCACGGCTCGCCCAGCGCGTCGTCGTAGACACGAGCAAGGACCCTCTGTCCGAGCAGGGCGTGGGTGAGCATGACGCCGGGCACGTCGCGAGGTGCGTCAGGGACGGCGGGCCGGCTACTAGCCGGCCCCTCCAACGGCGCTGGCGCCCCCGACGGTGTAACACCGGCCAGGGAAGCGATCTCCTCATCCGACAGCATCCGTCCGAAGACCATCGCCTCATCGAGGGCTGTTCGGTCGCCATTCGCGCCCCAGCACCCCCCGAAGCGGATCACGCTGCCAAGGGCTTCCTGCGTGAGCCCCACGCCCTGTGACTGCGCCGCCAGCCGCCCGTCCACATACAGCTTGGCGGCCTCGTACCGTGTCCATGAGCACGCGACATGGTGCCACTGTCCGGGTCGCCAGTCGGCGATGGGCTTGTACACGTTGGTTTTGGCCGCGACGCCCTCGTTGGGGTCCACGTGGAAGTTCAGTCCCCACGAGGGCGTGGCGTACTTGTAGAGCAGGTAGCCGCCGGCGGCGGCGGGGGCCTGGAGGAACAGGTGATTCTGCTTGTCATCGCCCTGCCAGTTGACCGGCATGACCCACAGGCTGACCGTCCCGCGCTCGAGGCGGATGTTGCCCGCGCTCGGGAAGGTCACGGCTGCAGCGCCGCCCAGGTCGCCCACGACCACAGCCTGCCCCGCATGACCCGCCGTGAACTCCGGCTTGCCCTCCGCCTGACCGGCCGCGCTCCCCGCCGCCTGGGCGGCGGCCAGGGAGCCGTCAAAGGC is a genomic window of bacterium containing:
- a CDS encoding beta-galactosidase, producing the protein MRAFLLGCALLLTILAAWPASAQAPVWRFDTDGDMEGWKADNFQSTEVKGGFLQGVTKYDPMLTSPPLSLDAARYPMLEFRVRSSMTGGGEVFWHSAGEGFSEQRMARHMLQAGADPQVYRVDLSALPGWQGAVTGLRLDLLNPAGAEVALDYVRFLTQVPGAVPNESFEDDTRGPGMPDYWYAKGAWWKLSGRGVTDGTRSCEVRIPAGQKETAALVTRAPLDLLGRFALQADVELSDKQAEAAVKLVFYDVFDRPLSVDSIVRLASASGEAKRHLAGTFVAPSRAASADVALEVRGAGVTAWWDNVRLTHVKEEPDLSSAPLETWRASWVWAAETYGKDHCTAYLRKSFELPVAPAQVTEARVQVTADDKYRLYVNGKEVAGSSDTDGWRTPETVDLKPLLVAGRNVLAVQAEDVAAAEGFVLEGWVRAPGMDLEVLTDGSWKGVGQTAEGWQQPGFDDGVWPAVKVIAAAGQGPWGHLPYRYFGPREQLKAVQVTLPAQVAAGGQLTAAVVLDRVPLAAGRFPARSALLQDGKTVLTRGVEPAQGGVAQPTRVGPVTLTLSRFMTAGKYEVALGYPYTGYAGRDGIIIGSVNVTAATQPEAPVRAEIRRHNGLPTLFLNGQPNSFMHYLEINVGATRITNMAQNAGLHLYEVDAGDIGWKGPDQFDYSEWDRRVLELLTYDPQAVIIPTYDVSGLSQRFWIEAHPEELCRDAEGSDKVGIYGSTGKIISLASVRWREAYAVAVRRFTEHCMKAPWGGRVIGYQPCDGVSWEWQHWGSVGGFSPTDYSAPMQEAFREWTRRRYGGDVAKLGQAWAMPEISFEAVQVPSVAQRDGADHLAFRDPGKSGYVIDFYRFYQDVMVDGIEHVFRSIKQVQPRALCGTYYGYTVTMLSGARRAGDSGHYALSRLLNSPLCDFLMSPFDYAARGVGESYTVMSPIGSVLAHDKLWVLQADLRTHLVTEANQRAHGSPDGLGGTVSQLERAFANATAKGSATQWYDFSNGWIARDARQGRVIGKLREIGQQWVTWPDRGPDPNGVAVVVDEDTPAAYMSHDFQVNLWAVYQQKMTFERLGAPWDMVLLDDVVSGRLPKFRCYFFLNCYHMSDSERQWIRQNLQRDGRTLVWTYAPGYVTDGALSVQAMGDLTGMQFSERAETLDWRMALSDTNPLTKGLGTVPQPNMKLGPVFVAQAQPAETAAVWEGTDVPALVVRKVANWTSIYASGPLLSPELLKRICQGAGVPIIVPSAEPSFVSRNMVGLHSATARTETLSFPQPVTVTDLMTGEVLGRKVRNLQVPMAGPQTRLLRVE
- a CDS encoding methyltransferase, with product MTSRERVLAALDHREPDRVPLDLGGSFVTSITAVALDELRRHLRLQERPVKVVDAYQMLGEVEMDVVERLHVDCLPVEPPVLTMGLRRENWKPWRLMDGREVLMPGEFEVQVTPDGDWLFTPPGSTSGVPTAKMPRGGFYFDTLGETAWNFDWEPPPLADMAREFESAIASEEDLAHMAQRAALLRRTTDKALVLNCWGMLGPRHIGTMPDFLCLLGRDPGYVRGLFDLATEVGLRNLQLMWEAIGEDIDAVVISGLDFGTQKAELFSRQTFREVYLPCLQAHYEWIHTHTTWKSFEHSCGCMTSIIGDMAEAGLDALNPVQTSAAGMAPAWLKATWGDRLTFWGGGVETQSTLPFGTPEQVRAEVAERVRLFAPGGGFVFCPIHNVQPQTPPENIVAAYDAAYEYGRYPIASA
- a CDS encoding prepilin-type N-terminal cleavage/methylation domain-containing protein is translated as MTRRGFTLIELLVVIAIIAILAAILFPVFAKAREKARQSSCLSNTKQLILGVLQYAQDYDETLPYYRVVSAAYPSVWYDRDNSAANDRHFWMEGVEPYLKNTQVLSCPSQGNLTSSGGKLLPQYAYNGVAGGQRLAVFSNVSQKIILGDIGKIDSTRTPTGYLENWFVNAYSGNTSWSQYFWWSEWHNNGGNYAFLDGHSKWLGCKDAALGPIVATGSTLSGDQTGYWMAN
- a CDS encoding SGNH/GDSL hydrolase family protein, with product MTRFTEITIIASALICAVVHAQPATVPAQVPLCMIGDSITWAGEGDYWRLYLLEHLPSLAFVGTHSAVLGYSHAGEGGNSTHAVLARLNDIPDSPYYHLLIGTNDGRSPDPAKQDELARGCADRIVKIVQSLLAKPSVQRVFLGSILPCQTNDPNRDVTNSKVNAILRPQIGTLFPDGKVVWIEYEQPIRAMVNWGPMILLHPTKPGYQVVAKITADAIRAALKLPEAIAAPTVQPGAGVQVVNLWAGERTTQPIIAGWYTMSFDVQTVGAGGGTLLLTGAGEGDKQARLKFAVPADSAGKRLTWNLMTGYAGYGYTTGPLTMSLTDCTLDRILLEKRRPSGLASAYGTGTYLDTTTPIRPGEVVSR
- a CDS encoding LamG domain-containing protein: MAHRLLALLPALLCVALAGAATVPPGRLFHAAFDGSLAAAQAAGSAAGQAEGKPEFTAGHAGQAVVVGDLGGAAAVTFPSAGNIRLERGTVSLWVMPVNWQGDDKQNHLFLQAPAAAGGYLLYKYATPSWGLNFHVDPNEGVAAKTNVYKPIADWRPGQWHHVACSWTRYEAAKLYVDGRLAAQSQGVGLTQEALGSVIRFGGCWGANGDRTALDEAMVFGRMLSDEEIASLAGVTPSGAPAPLEGPASSRPAVPDAPRDVPGVMLTHALLGQRVLARVYDDALGEPCRQARLSLLGADAKEVVGRNLALQAGLNEAQLDLARLPLGVYEARLTLLREGKPAAVEALRIPKETNETWADAAKLGKRDRVLPPFLPLKTTGGHLECYARSAVLGGDGLPTRMTSRGKELLAGPVRIVAADAVGAAAFTAGKLECVASSDARAGFTGSALAGQLALRTQVEARYDGTLWFSLTLDPRQPLELQKLRVEVPLRSEMARLYAYDAYGRMDDKRFGYGAVPEGAGTVWQREFLPALWLGTEDLGLGWYAESDEHWDVDGEQALSLERDGQTLRLCMNIVRQARRVERPFKIEFGLLATPVRPLQPDWRSYQQLPSSEITRYFLHLRKNPYPRADLAGQTPSGKVAYLYAYHEYFTATPPKDPEEFAEMVWRVQEYGLLGTPYTDTTFLPEWQGDLMLRPEMRVRPSHRATSYGPVCNVDVCHCGPFGDWYVWYIHHLIGKYGINGIYFDDMCPYGCANVAHGCGYVAADGTRRRTYAMRARMETFRRVRELFADTGRPFFITYHISGGRVPPLAIYGDGLLMAEERYPIVGKNPDYTTNTTSAEWRASFSPEAWGIPVYVIPQFKMNPEWMKDPELAERLLAAVVPHDLLIWPLFAHEPTLLAARKIQEEFGIGEADTKLLPFWHEGTGLTCDRAEVLLTGYQRPGKLLLCASNPTDEPLTVSLGVDLAKLGLPAGARGRDLRTGATVAVEAGVVRTTLPAKRVQFIEVK